GACCACCACAAACACCAGCGCGGCCAGCAGGACAATCGCCTGCACCAGCGGGAAATCGCGGTTCTGAATCGCCTGTACCGCAAGACGTCCGATGCCGGGCCAGGCAAAGATAATTTCGGTCACCAGCGCACCGCCCAGCAGGGAGGCAAAATACATTCCCTGGACGGTGACCACCGGGATCAGCGCATTGCGCAGGCCGTGACGAATCAGGATACGCCAGGAGCTAAGCCCTTTAGCCTGCGCCGTGCGGATGTAATCCTGGGCGAGAACGTCTATCAGACTGGCGCGAACCAGACGGGCGATGGCGCTCATGTAATAGGCCCCAAGGCTAATCGCCGGCATGATCAGATGGCTGAAAGTGCCGTAGCCGCTCGAGGGCAGCCAGCGCAGATGCAGGCTGAACCAGATAATCATCAGCAGCCCCAGCCAGAAAACGGGCACAGCCTGACCGCTAAAGGCGAGCAGGCGGGCCAGTAAATCCCAGAAGCTGTTGCGCCAGACCGCGCTGACGAGGCCGAGCAGCAGGCCAACGACGGTACTCCACGTCAGAGCAGAAACGGCCAGCAGCAGCGTAGCAGGCACGCGCTGGGCGATAAGCTCGGTAACTGGCTGCTCGTAGCGTAGCGACAGACCGAGATCGCCATGCAGCAGGCCGTTCAAATAATGTCCATATTGCCAGAGCAGCGGGCGGTCAAAGCCCATGGCATGGCGAAAGTTTTCAATTTCCTGCTGGGAAGAGCCGGGCGGCATCATGACCGCAGCCGGGTCGCCGGTCAGGTGCAGACTGTAAAAGATCAGCAGCGAGACGCCGAACATCACCAGCACGGCCTGGGCGAAGCGTGAAAGGATGTAACGCAGCATCAGTCTAGCCTCGTGTCGGTTTTACGCAGCAGGCTATCGCCGAGCAGGTTACAGCCGACTACCAGCGCCGCAATAATTATCCCAGGCCACAGGACAAGCCATTCCGCCAGCAGCATATAGGATCGCCCTTCACCAATCAGGTTGCCAAGGGTTGGGGTGGGAGGCTGAATACCCATGCCGAGGAAACCAATCGAGGCTTCGAGCACAATAAGCCTCGGGATATCCAGCGTCAGCAGCACAACCAGCGGCGTAGCGAGGTTAGGGAGGATGTGGCGCAGCAAAATGCGCGGCGTGGAAAAGCCCATCGCGCGCACCGCTTCAATATATTCCAGCTCACGCAACTCGAGCGTTTTGGCGCGCGCCACGCGGGCGTAAATCGCCCAGCTGGTTACACCCATGATCAGAATAATGTTTTCCAACGAAGTGCCAAACAGCGCCATCACCAGCAAAATCAGCAAAATAAACGGCACCGCCAGCTGAATATCCATCAGGCGCATTATGACGGCATCCAGCCAGCCGCCAATGTAGCCTGCCAGCATCCCCAGCAGCGTGCCGATAACGGCGGCAATTGCCGCCGCCAGTAGTACCACCATCAGGGAAAGGCGGGTACCCGCCAGGATCCTTGACAGCAAATCGCGCCCGAGCTGATCGGTGCCAAGCCAGTGCATGCCGCTCGCCGTTTCGCTGCCCGGCGGCAGGAAGGTCTCCGCCAGGTTGTTGGTTAACGGGTCAGGCAATGGCAGCCACGGGGCTACCAGCGCCAGCAGAATGACCGTACCGAGCAAAAAGCCCCCCAGCACGCCGTCACCTGAAATCAGGCGACGAGGGCGACGGGTCAGGGCGCGTCCTGGGAAAATCATTTCAGCCTCAGGTCAAACAGCGGGATACGCGCGTCGGCCCTGCCGGTAAAGGTCAGGTTATCGCTATTGGCGTACAGAGAGTCCTCGCGGTATAACGGGATAAGCGGCTGCTCTTTAGCGACCACTTTCTGGATATCCTGCAGGATAACTTCACGCTTTTTCGCATCAACTGTGGAGCGGCTGGCGTTCAGCAGTTTATCCAGCTCGGGATTGCTGACCGTGGAGTACGGCTCGCCGGAGTGCAGAATAGGGTACAGCGCGGCATCGGCGTCCAGCGTCTGGGTTGAACCCCACGCCAGCATATACATCTCCGCCTGTTTACCAGAGGCGACCTGCTGGGTGTAAACCGACCATTCAGGAACCTCAAGCTGTGCCTTCACGCCGATAGCGGCCAGATCCTGCACGATCGCCTGGGCCACTTCGGCACTGGCAATATAGCGGCGCGGGGCCTGGAATTTGAGAGTGAAACCGTCCGGATAACCGGCTTCCTTAAGCAACGCTTTGGCTTTGGCGACATCCTGCTCAGGTGCCGGGACATTCAGATACCCAAAGTCCTTCGCGCCAGCCATGGTGCCGGTTGGCGTGCCAAAACCATGCAGCAGCTGGCTGGTGTAGGCTTGACGATTCAGCGCCAGCGACAGCGCCTGACGCACGCGGGCATCACTTAAAGGTTTCTCACCATTCTTCAGGCCGAGATAGATCGTCAGCCCGCCGCCTTTTACCTGCTCAAGATGTATGCCAGGCTTATTTTTTAGCGTCGCTACCAGGTCGGCTGGTACGCTGTCAACCAGCTGGACCTCCCCGGTTAATAAGGCGGTGATGCGGGCCGTCGCCTCCGGGATTGGGCGCCAGGTCACCTGGTCAATAGTCGGTTTGCCACGCCAATAGTGTGGATTAGCCTGCATAACGACACGTTCATCTGGTATAAATTCTTTTAAAGTATATGCTCCACTACCAATAGGTTTTCGTGCAAATTCTGCAGCACCGACTTTACTTACATAGGCAGGAGGAACGATATAGGTCGGATAACGGCTCATGCGCGTTGGCAGCAGCGGATCCGGGCCGTCGGTATGAATGCGAACCTGGTAGTCTCCGCTGACTTCCACGGACTTGATAGTGCGGATATATGAAATGGTTGGCGCGTGGTTTGCCGGGTCAAGAATGCGGTCGATGGAGAATTTTACCGCCGCGGCGTTTACCGGTTCACCGTTGGTGAAGGTCACTCCAGGACGCAGGTCAAATTGCCATGTCGTATCATCCAGCGCTTTCCAGGAAGTGGCCAGGCCCGGCTGAAGCTGCATGTTTTTATCACGCAGCACAAGAGTATCGAAAATATTGTCCACCAGGGTGGCGGCTTCTTTAAGAAAACCGGGATCCATCGCGGTGGCGGAAGCAGGTTGGGCTATAACTAATTCACTTGCGTAGCTAAAGGGGGTTACCAGGCTAATTAATACAGCCAGAGTTGCGAGTTTACGGCCGGATGCTTTCATTGTAGTCAATCCCTATACGTTACCGTCTAAATTATTGACGGATATCGAATGTTTCGTCAGGTTAATTCGCATGGTGGTATAAATTTGTGGTAAGAGTACATGATATATCCTATATACTCCATTGATGACAAGCCAGTTATTAAACTGCAAATACAAAGTAGTTATTTTGCTATAGGAAATAAACATGCTTGACTTAGAAAAAGCGCAAAGAATGAGTTTAACCATGCAAGTTGAGGCACGGTTAAAGAGTGCGTTGATTGTCGGAACCTTAAAACCCGGCGCAAGATTAGTGACCAAAGAGATTGCTGAACAGCTTGGTACCAGCATTACGCCGGTGCGTGAGGCGCTTTTGCGCCTGGTCTCTTCCGGGGCGCTTGATGCTACGCCAGCGCAGGCTTTTTTGGTGCCGGAAATTTCTCTGGGGCGTTACCATGAAATTACGACCATTCGTAAAAATCTGGAAGGTATGGCTGTAGAGCAGGCCGCGCGCTATATGGACAAAACCAAGCTCGCCCGCCTGAAGCAACTTTGTGATGCGTTTCTTGAAGCAAAACATGTCAGCGTTGAGGCGGCGCTTCAGGCCAACCGGGAGTTTCGTTTCCAGCTGTTCGAGTACGCAGAGATGCCAACGCTCACCGTGTTAATTGAGCAGCTTTGGGTGCGCATCGGCCCGTGCTTTAATTATCTCTACCCGCAGTCGGAAGAAATGAGTCAAAGACATCACAATTACGACGATCTTCTGGAGGCATTGGCCGAAAAGGACGAGAAACGCAGCGTGAAAGCAATTCATAAAGCGATTGATGACGGTGCGGATATTTTGCGCCGCCAGTACTTTGGCTAAATAACGGACAGCTTCAATCTATTTACTCACAATAAATAAATGGCCTTTCATGCTGCCCTGGAGATGTTCAGGTTTAGCAAACAAAAAGGCCATTATTTATATTTATGGCAATATTTATTGCCATGATTCCACGGAATCCTCGTTAACTTAGCGCCTGCGCAAGATCTGCCTGCAAATCACCTACATCCTCAATACCCACCGACAGGCGAATCAGCTGCGGCACAATGCCGTTACTTAGCCGCTGCTCAAGGGGAATTGAGGCGTGGGTCATGCTGTATGGCTGACTGACCAGGCTTTCTACGCCGCCCAGGCTTTCCGCGAGGGTAAACAGCTTCAGCTTACGAATCACTTCCTCAGCTCGTTTCTCATCGCCGCGAACCACAATCGAGATCATGCCGCCAGGCTGCGACATTTGCTGACGGGCGAGGGAGTACTGCGGATGAGTCTCCAGCCATGGAAAATAGACTTTCTCCACTTCAGGATGCTCCTGCAACCACTGAGCCAGCCGGAGGGCGTTGCTGCTGTGGCGCTCCATACGCAGCGCCAGGGTACGGATCCCGCGCAGCGTAAGGAAGCTGCTGAACGGATCAAGCACGCCGCCGACCGCATTTTGCAAATAGCCAAGCTGCTGCGCCAGCTCTGCGCTGGCACCGACCACCGCCAACCCGGCTACAACATCGGAATGACCGTTCAGGTATTTCGTCGCCGAATGCACCACGATGTCAAAGCCGGATTCCAGAGGACGCTGGAGCGCGGGAGAGGCGAAGGTGTTGTCGGCCACGCTTATCAGGCGA
This region of Cedecea lapagei genomic DNA includes:
- a CDS encoding ABC transporter permease, with the translated sequence MLRYILSRFAQAVLVMFGVSLLIFYSLHLTGDPAAVMMPPGSSQQEIENFRHAMGFDRPLLWQYGHYLNGLLHGDLGLSLRYEQPVTELIAQRVPATLLLAVSALTWSTVVGLLLGLVSAVWRNSFWDLLARLLAFSGQAVPVFWLGLLMIIWFSLHLRWLPSSGYGTFSHLIMPAISLGAYYMSAIARLVRASLIDVLAQDYIRTAQAKGLSSWRILIRHGLRNALIPVVTVQGMYFASLLGGALVTEIIFAWPGIGRLAVQAIQNRDFPLVQAIVLLAALVFVVVNLIIDLLYVVLNPRIRL
- a CDS encoding ABC transporter permease, which codes for MIFPGRALTRRPRRLISGDGVLGGFLLGTVILLALVAPWLPLPDPLTNNLAETFLPPGSETASGMHWLGTDQLGRDLLSRILAGTRLSLMVVLLAAAIAAVIGTLLGMLAGYIGGWLDAVIMRLMDIQLAVPFILLILLVMALFGTSLENIILIMGVTSWAIYARVARAKTLELRELEYIEAVRAMGFSTPRILLRHILPNLATPLVVLLTLDIPRLIVLEASIGFLGMGIQPPTPTLGNLIGEGRSYMLLAEWLVLWPGIIIAALVVGCNLLGDSLLRKTDTRLD
- a CDS encoding GntR family transcriptional regulator, giving the protein MLDLEKAQRMSLTMQVEARLKSALIVGTLKPGARLVTKEIAEQLGTSITPVREALLRLVSSGALDATPAQAFLVPEISLGRYHEITTIRKNLEGMAVEQAARYMDKTKLARLKQLCDAFLEAKHVSVEAALQANREFRFQLFEYAEMPTLTVLIEQLWVRIGPCFNYLYPQSEEMSQRHHNYDDLLEALAEKDEKRSVKAIHKAIDDGADILRRQYFG
- a CDS encoding ABC transporter substrate-binding protein, which translates into the protein MKASGRKLATLAVLISLVTPFSYASELVIAQPASATAMDPGFLKEAATLVDNIFDTLVLRDKNMQLQPGLATSWKALDDTTWQFDLRPGVTFTNGEPVNAAAVKFSIDRILDPANHAPTISYIRTIKSVEVSGDYQVRIHTDGPDPLLPTRMSRYPTYIVPPAYVSKVGAAEFARKPIGSGAYTLKEFIPDERVVMQANPHYWRGKPTIDQVTWRPIPEATARITALLTGEVQLVDSVPADLVATLKNKPGIHLEQVKGGGLTIYLGLKNGEKPLSDARVRQALSLALNRQAYTSQLLHGFGTPTGTMAGAKDFGYLNVPAPEQDVAKAKALLKEAGYPDGFTLKFQAPRRYIASAEVAQAIVQDLAAIGVKAQLEVPEWSVYTQQVASGKQAEMYMLAWGSTQTLDADAALYPILHSGEPYSTVSNPELDKLLNASRSTVDAKKREVILQDIQKVVAKEQPLIPLYREDSLYANSDNLTFTGRADARIPLFDLRLK
- a CDS encoding trans-sulfuration enzyme family protein; translation: MNKFATQSVHSGTFDDAHGAVMPPIYATSTFAQPAPGQHTGFEYSRSGNPTRQALETAIAELEGGQRGYAFASGLAAISTILELLDSGSHIIAVDDVYGGTWRLIENVRKRSAALQVSWVKPDDLAGLEAAIRPETRMIWVETPTNPLLKLADLAAIADIAQRHRLISVADNTFASPALQRPLESGFDIVVHSATKYLNGHSDVVAGLAVVGASAELAQQLGYLQNAVGGVLDPFSSFLTLRGIRTLALRMERHSSNALRLAQWLQEHPEVEKVYFPWLETHPQYSLARQQMSQPGGMISIVVRGDEKRAEEVIRKLKLFTLAESLGGVESLVSQPYSMTHASIPLEQRLSNGIVPQLIRLSVGIEDVGDLQADLAQALS